In one Massilia endophytica genomic region, the following are encoded:
- a CDS encoding ABC transporter permease, producing MTALIALIRKDLKLYLNDKRALMLNLLMPIVLAAFFGSLFGGAGESKTSKIDIGLVQEDSSAVGRKIGDGLKADTSLRVAEMSREEAQQRVKSGKLGVAVVIPAGFGERAGSALFGAGAKPELPLYYDPSQSTVLAMVKGLLTQHVMQTVSAEMFNGETGRRFTDQSLQQMEGRKDDAELTELLGSLKKFQAREDSKAAAAGGAGGKAGLSMPFDTKDEALSSGPRYNGYAHSFAGMGVQFILFMGVDLGIGILLARRMGIWNRLLAAPVTLNQVLLARALSGAIIALGLLVAIFLCGVLIFKVEISNPAGFLMVGLGFALMTAAFGLLIAAFGKTPEAARGMAVFATLIMVMLGGAWVPSFIFPEWMQTLTIVIPTRWAVDGLDAMTWRGLGMEAALRCTAVQLAFAAGFGLLALWKFRAERR from the coding sequence ATGACAGCCCTGATTGCCCTGATCCGCAAGGATCTCAAGCTTTACCTCAACGACAAGCGCGCCCTGATGCTGAACCTGCTCATGCCCATCGTGCTGGCAGCCTTCTTCGGTTCCCTCTTCGGCGGCGCGGGCGAAAGCAAGACCAGCAAGATCGATATCGGCCTCGTGCAGGAAGACAGTTCGGCCGTTGGCAGAAAGATCGGCGACGGCCTGAAGGCCGACACGAGCTTGCGCGTGGCCGAGATGAGCCGTGAAGAGGCGCAGCAGCGCGTGAAGAGCGGCAAGCTGGGCGTGGCCGTCGTCATTCCCGCCGGTTTCGGCGAGAGGGCGGGCAGCGCCCTGTTCGGCGCGGGCGCCAAGCCCGAGCTGCCGCTGTACTACGACCCCTCGCAGTCCACGGTGCTGGCCATGGTCAAGGGCCTGCTCACCCAGCACGTGATGCAGACCGTGAGCGCGGAGATGTTCAACGGCGAAACGGGCCGCCGCTTCACGGACCAGAGCCTGCAGCAGATGGAAGGCCGCAAGGACGACGCGGAGCTGACGGAGCTGCTGGGCAGCCTGAAGAAGTTCCAGGCCAGGGAAGACAGCAAGGCCGCTGCGGCGGGCGGCGCGGGCGGCAAGGCGGGCCTCTCCATGCCCTTCGACACGAAGGACGAGGCCCTGAGCTCCGGACCCAGGTACAACGGCTACGCCCATTCCTTCGCGGGCATGGGCGTGCAGTTCATTCTCTTCATGGGCGTGGACCTGGGCATCGGCATCCTGCTCGCCCGCCGCATGGGCATCTGGAACCGGCTGCTCGCGGCGCCCGTGACGCTGAACCAGGTGCTGCTGGCGCGCGCGCTGTCCGGCGCCATCATCGCACTGGGCCTGCTGGTGGCGATCTTCCTGTGCGGCGTGCTGATCTTCAAGGTCGAGATCAGCAATCCCGCAGGCTTCCTCATGGTGGGCCTGGGCTTTGCGCTCATGACGGCGGCCTTCGGCCTGCTGATCGCCGCCTTCGGCAAGACGCCGGAAGCGGCGCGCGGCATGGCCGTCTTCGCTACCCTCATCATGGTGATGCTGGGCGGCGCATGGGTGCCATCCTTTATCTTCCCCGAATGGATGCAGACGCTCACCATCGTCATTCCGACGCGCTGGGCGGTCGACGGGCTGGACGCCATGACGTGGCGCGGCCTCGGCATGGAAGCCGCGCTGCGCTGCACGGCCGTGCAGCTGGCGTTCGCCGCAGGTTTCGGCCTGCTGGCCTTGTGGAAGTTCCGCGCCGAACGGCGCTGA
- a CDS encoding SPW repeat protein — translation MVEIRMLKRWQDELILLLGIWLFLTPWIFAYTIPSPHAWNAFVCGLAMAVLAAFDLYKRYFWAVVGTVLLGLWVALSPWVLFAGFDHIAMMWNNLIAGLAAAILAGWEIAVDPALHKWPGAGAAT, via the coding sequence ATGGTAGAAATTCGCATGTTGAAACGCTGGCAGGATGAGCTGATCCTGCTGCTCGGCATCTGGCTCTTCCTGACGCCGTGGATCTTCGCCTACACCATCCCTTCGCCGCACGCCTGGAACGCCTTCGTCTGCGGCCTCGCCATGGCGGTGCTGGCCGCCTTCGATCTCTACAAGCGCTACTTCTGGGCCGTGGTGGGCACCGTGCTGCTCGGCCTGTGGGTAGCCCTGTCGCCCTGGGTGCTGTTCGCGGGCTTCGACCACATCGCCATGATGTGGAATAACCTCATCGCCGGCCTGGCGGCGGCCATCCTGGCGGGATGGGAAATCGCGGTCGACCCTGCCCTGCACAAGTGGCCGGGCGCGGGCGCGGCCACCTGA
- the metH gene encoding methionine synthase, with protein MTKTATRPASKTEAQLREILARRIMFLDGAMGTIIQQYKLDEEAYRGGPNGRFIGFTAPEGSGARELFVKGNNELLTLTQPQVIQEIHERYLAAGADLIETNTFGATSIAQDDYHMAHLAYEMNVEAAKLAKAAAAKYSTPDKPRFVAGALGPTPKTASISPDVNDPGARNITFDQLVAGYHEQVRGLVDGGADLLLVETIFDTLNCKAALFAIDLYFSEHPERERLPLMISGTVTDASGRILSGQTVPAFWNSVRHARPLTIGLNCALGAALMRPYAEELSQIADTFISIYPNAGLPNPMSDTGFDELPADTSSLLREFAEAGFINVAGGCCGTTPDHIAAIAALLKDVKPRAVPEIPVAQRLSGLEPFTIDDSSLFVNVGERTNVTGSKAFARMILNEQYDEALSVARQQVENGAQVIDINMDEAMLDSQAAMTRFLNLIASEPDISRVPIMIDSSKWSVIEAGLKCVQGKSIVNSISLKEGEEEFVRQARLCRRYGAAVIVMAFDEKGQADTYERKIEICARAYKVLTEVVEFPPEDIIFDPNIFAIATGIEEHNNYAVDFINATRWIKENLPHAKISGGVSNVSFSFRGNDPAREAIHTVFLYHAIKAGMTMGIVNAGMVGVYDDLPAELRERVEDVVLNRREDATERMIEFAGTLKAGGKQEAANLEWREAPVERRLAHALVHGITQFITEDTEEMRQQVAASGGRPINVIEGPLMDGMNIVGDLFGQGKMFLPQVVKSARVMKQAVAHLIPFIEEEKLAEEKRTGIVAKPKGKIVIATVKGDVHDIGKNIVSVVLQCNNFEVVNMGVMVPASEILARAKVENADIIGLSGLITPSLEEMAHVAKEMQRDDHFRMMKIPLLIGGATTSRAHTAVKIAHNYEGPVVYVPDASRSVSVAQSLLTPEQREKYIEEVEQDYARIREQHANKKALPTVTLAAARANKAKLDYAPVKPKFIGRRVFKNVDLATIAQYIDWGPFFQTWDLAGPYPAILQDEVVGEAARKVFEEGQALLKQIIDGRWLTANGVIALLPANSVNDDDIEIYTDESRSQVAFTWYGLRQQGVRPVVDGVQRPNQALSDFVAPKESGKQDYVGMFAVTAGLGIEKHEKRFEDAHDDYSSIMLKALADRLAEAFAEYLHERVRKDLWGYAAGEQLSNEALIKEEYAGIRPAPGYPACPEHTVKADMFKVLQAEEIGMQLTESFAMYPGAAVSGFYLAHPQSKYFSIGKINADQLDDMAARRHVSKDELERWLAPNL; from the coding sequence ATGACTAAGACTGCGACCCGTCCCGCCTCCAAGACCGAAGCGCAACTGCGCGAGATCCTCGCGCGCCGCATCATGTTCCTCGATGGCGCGATGGGCACCATCATCCAGCAGTACAAGCTGGACGAGGAGGCATACCGCGGCGGCCCCAATGGCCGCTTCATCGGCTTCACCGCGCCGGAAGGCAGCGGCGCCCGCGAACTCTTCGTCAAGGGGAACAATGAGCTGCTCACGCTGACGCAGCCGCAGGTCATCCAGGAGATTCACGAACGCTACCTGGCCGCCGGGGCCGACCTGATCGAAACGAATACCTTCGGCGCGACCTCCATCGCGCAGGACGACTATCACATGGCCCACCTGGCCTATGAGATGAACGTGGAGGCGGCCAAGCTGGCCAAGGCCGCCGCCGCGAAGTACAGCACGCCGGACAAGCCGCGCTTCGTTGCAGGCGCCCTCGGCCCGACGCCGAAGACAGCCTCGATCTCGCCGGACGTGAACGACCCGGGCGCGCGCAACATCACCTTCGACCAGCTGGTGGCGGGCTACCACGAGCAGGTGCGCGGCCTGGTGGACGGCGGCGCCGACCTGCTGCTGGTGGAAACCATCTTCGACACGCTGAACTGCAAGGCGGCGCTCTTCGCCATCGACCTGTACTTCAGCGAACACCCGGAACGCGAGCGCCTGCCCCTGATGATCTCGGGCACCGTGACCGACGCCTCGGGCCGCATCCTGTCCGGCCAGACCGTGCCGGCCTTCTGGAACTCGGTGCGCCACGCCAGGCCGCTCACCATCGGCCTGAACTGCGCGCTGGGCGCGGCCCTCATGCGCCCCTATGCCGAGGAGCTGTCGCAGATCGCCGATACCTTCATCTCCATCTACCCGAACGCCGGCCTGCCCAACCCCATGAGCGATACGGGCTTCGACGAGCTGCCTGCCGATACCTCGTCCCTGCTGCGCGAGTTCGCTGAGGCGGGCTTCATCAACGTGGCGGGCGGCTGCTGCGGCACCACGCCGGACCATATTGCCGCCATCGCCGCCCTGCTCAAGGACGTGAAGCCGCGCGCCGTGCCGGAGATTCCGGTGGCGCAGCGCCTTTCCGGCCTGGAGCCCTTCACCATCGACGACAGCTCCCTTTTCGTGAACGTGGGCGAGCGCACCAACGTCACCGGCTCCAAGGCCTTCGCCCGCATGATCCTGAACGAGCAGTACGACGAGGCCCTGTCCGTCGCGCGCCAGCAGGTGGAGAACGGCGCACAGGTCATCGACATCAACATGGACGAAGCGATGCTGGACTCGCAGGCGGCCATGACCCGCTTCCTGAACCTGATCGCCTCCGAGCCCGACATTTCGCGCGTGCCCATCATGATCGACTCGTCCAAATGGTCGGTGATCGAGGCGGGCCTGAAGTGCGTGCAGGGCAAGTCCATCGTGAACTCCATCTCGCTGAAGGAAGGCGAGGAGGAATTCGTGCGCCAGGCCCGCCTGTGCCGCCGCTACGGCGCCGCCGTGATCGTGATGGCCTTCGACGAGAAGGGCCAGGCCGATACCTATGAGCGCAAGATCGAGATCTGCGCCCGCGCCTACAAGGTGCTGACCGAGGTGGTGGAGTTCCCGCCCGAGGACATCATCTTCGACCCCAACATCTTCGCCATTGCCACCGGCATCGAAGAACACAACAACTACGCCGTGGACTTCATCAATGCCACGCGCTGGATCAAGGAAAACCTGCCGCACGCGAAGATCTCGGGCGGCGTGTCCAACGTCTCCTTCTCCTTCCGCGGCAACGATCCGGCGCGCGAGGCGATCCACACCGTCTTCCTCTACCACGCCATCAAGGCCGGGATGACGATGGGTATCGTCAACGCGGGCATGGTGGGCGTGTACGACGACCTGCCCGCCGAGCTGCGCGAGCGCGTGGAGGACGTGGTGCTGAACCGCCGCGAAGACGCCACCGAGCGCATGATCGAATTCGCCGGCACGCTCAAAGCGGGCGGCAAGCAGGAAGCCGCCAACCTCGAATGGCGCGAAGCGCCCGTGGAGAGGCGCCTGGCGCACGCCCTGGTGCACGGCATCACCCAGTTCATCACCGAGGACACCGAGGAAATGCGCCAGCAGGTGGCGGCATCCGGCGGCCGACCGATCAATGTGATCGAGGGCCCGCTGATGGACGGCATGAACATCGTCGGCGACCTGTTCGGGCAGGGCAAGATGTTCCTGCCGCAGGTGGTGAAGTCGGCGCGCGTGATGAAGCAGGCCGTGGCCCACCTCATTCCCTTCATCGAAGAGGAAAAGCTGGCCGAGGAAAAGCGCACCGGCATCGTGGCCAAGCCGAAGGGCAAGATCGTGATCGCCACCGTGAAGGGCGACGTGCACGACATCGGCAAGAACATCGTGTCCGTGGTCCTGCAGTGCAATAACTTCGAAGTGGTGAACATGGGCGTGATGGTGCCCGCCTCCGAGATCCTGGCGCGCGCAAAGGTGGAGAACGCCGACATCATCGGCCTCTCGGGCCTCATCACGCCTTCGCTGGAAGAAATGGCCCACGTGGCCAAGGAAATGCAGCGCGACGACCACTTCCGCATGATGAAGATCCCGCTGCTGATCGGCGGCGCCACCACCAGCCGCGCCCACACGGCGGTGAAGATCGCCCACAACTACGAGGGCCCCGTGGTCTACGTGCCGGACGCTTCGCGTTCCGTGTCCGTGGCCCAGTCCCTGCTTACGCCGGAACAGCGCGAGAAGTACATCGAGGAAGTGGAACAGGACTACGCCCGCATCCGCGAACAGCATGCGAACAAGAAGGCGCTGCCGACCGTGACGCTGGCGGCGGCCCGCGCCAACAAGGCAAAGCTGGACTACGCGCCCGTGAAGCCCAAGTTCATCGGCCGCCGCGTGTTCAAGAACGTGGACCTGGCCACCATTGCGCAATACATCGACTGGGGCCCCTTCTTCCAGACCTGGGACCTGGCGGGCCCCTACCCCGCCATCCTGCAGGATGAGGTGGTGGGCGAAGCGGCGCGCAAGGTCTTCGAAGAAGGCCAGGCCCTGCTCAAGCAGATCATCGACGGCCGCTGGCTCACCGCCAATGGCGTGATCGCCCTGCTGCCGGCGAACAGCGTGAACGACGACGATATCGAGATTTACACCGACGAGTCGCGCTCGCAAGTAGCCTTTACCTGGTACGGCCTGCGCCAGCAGGGCGTGCGTCCCGTGGTGGACGGCGTGCAGCGCCCGAACCAGGCGCTCTCGGACTTCGTGGCGCCGAAGGAGTCGGGCAAGCAGGATTACGTGGGCATGTTCGCCGTGACGGCGGGCCTGGGCATCGAGAAGCACGAGAAGCGCTTCGAGGACGCGCACGACGACTATTCCTCCATCATGCTCAAAGCCCTGGCCGACCGCCTGGCCGAGGCCTTTGCAGAGTACCTGCACGAGCGCGTGCGCAAGGACCTGTGGGGTTATGCGGCCGGCGAACAGCTGAGCAACGAGGCCCTCATCAAGGAGGAGTACGCGGGCATCCGTCCGGCGCCGGGCTATCCGGCCTGCCCGGAGCATACGGTGAAGGCGGACATGTTCAAGGTGCTGCAGGCGGAAGAGATCGGCATGCAGCTGACCGAGTCGTTTGCCATGTATCCCGGCGCGGCGGTGTCCGGCTTCTACCTGGCGCACCCTCAGTCGAAGTACTTCAGCATCGGCAAGATCAACGCGGACCAGCTGGACGACATGGCCGCCCGCCGCCACGTGTCCAAGGACGAACTGGAGCGCTGGCTCGCGCCGAACCTGTAA
- a CDS encoding cysteine hydrolase family protein has translation MTQTIRSIGGAKPAAAIDPASTALVLIDFQNEYYDGRLPIPDGMGALRNALALVRHADRHGIPVFHVRHQGAVGGPIFARGSRMAEIHPELAPQPHHHVVDKTTVSTFASTDLDAQLRAMGVKTLIVSGLMTHMCVSTAVRDARQFGDRNYSVLLAADACATRDIEGWDGGVVSHAVLHGATLTALSDNFAEVLPTAAIINLPVKE, from the coding sequence ATGACACAGACCATCCGCAGCATCGGCGGCGCCAAGCCCGCCGCCGCCATCGACCCGGCCAGCACCGCCCTGGTGCTGATCGACTTCCAGAACGAGTACTACGACGGCCGCCTGCCCATCCCGGACGGCATGGGGGCGCTGCGCAACGCGCTGGCGCTGGTGCGCCATGCGGACCGGCACGGCATTCCGGTCTTCCACGTGCGCCACCAGGGCGCCGTCGGCGGGCCGATCTTCGCCCGGGGCAGCCGCATGGCCGAGATCCATCCCGAGCTGGCGCCGCAACCTCACCACCATGTGGTGGACAAGACCACCGTGAGCACCTTTGCCAGCACCGATCTGGATGCCCAGTTGCGGGCGATGGGCGTGAAGACCCTGATCGTGTCCGGCCTCATGACGCATATGTGCGTGTCAACGGCAGTGCGCGACGCCCGCCAGTTCGGCGACCGCAATTACAGCGTGCTGCTGGCGGCGGATGCCTGCGCCACCCGCGATATCGAGGGCTGGGACGGCGGCGTGGTAAGCCACGCCGTGCTGCACGGAGCAACCCTCACCGCGCTGTCCGACAATTTTGCCGAAGTGCTGCCCACCGCAGCGATCATCAACCTGCCTGTCAAGGAGTAA
- a CDS encoding tautomerase family protein, giving the protein MPILNITVSGTPDTVPSHKVAAILKEHTEGILHKAPALTSIAVHYADPAHWYVGDSLAAQKKATFFLDIKISDETNTASEKAAYIAAVYRDMAALLGELHEVSYVHIDDARPAAWGWGGLTQQFRAVSKMLT; this is encoded by the coding sequence ATGCCCATCCTGAACATCACCGTCAGCGGCACCCCGGATACGGTGCCGTCCCATAAAGTCGCCGCCATCCTCAAGGAACACACGGAAGGCATCCTGCACAAGGCGCCGGCGCTGACCTCCATTGCGGTCCACTATGCCGATCCCGCGCACTGGTATGTGGGCGACTCGCTGGCTGCCCAGAAGAAGGCGACCTTCTTCCTGGACATTAAGATCAGCGACGAAACCAATACGGCCAGCGAAAAGGCGGCCTATATCGCGGCGGTCTACCGCGACATGGCCGCCTTGCTGGGCGAGCTGCATGAGGTGAGCTACGTCCACATCGACGATGCCCGTCCCGCAGCCTGGGGCTGGGGCGGGCTGACGCAGCAGTTCCGCGCCGTCAGTAAGATGCTGACCTGA
- a CDS encoding methyl-accepting chemotaxis protein, translated as MDMIRQVGVARRLGILVGIFLFGFGLFGVWSFKTTQELAVNGPLYGRIVLGKDVIADILPPPEFVIESYLAGYQLLEAQDQARKDALVARMQKLKAEYDERHKYWEQQVLDKDIAEGILQKTHAPALDFYKAVFNELIPAVQKSDQEAAHAAMARVSKHYAAHLSQVNQLVDITAKRLAEDEALARERISTANTLMIAMFVLSVTGGVVVSILIARSIVTPLHKAVEAAQAVANGDLAQQHDDHADDEAGQLMQALGEMNRSLNQSMARVSEASHTIASASTQLAQGNMDLSSRTESQASSLEETAAAMDELTNAVKKNAENAFQASTLVEGTADVARQGGEVVEKVVLTMEQIKQSSSKVVDIISVIDSIAFQTNILALNAAVEAARAGEQGRGFAVVASEVRNLAQRSASAAKEIKALIGTSVEHVNDGASQVAKAGSTMAQIVDSVERVTQIMNEIASASQEQSHGIEEVNRAVSLMDQTTQENAALVEEAAATASSLSEQARMLQEAVSIFKLAAAAAPQQLAPARRAASLPLRVRSASY; from the coding sequence ATGGACATGATCAGACAGGTAGGGGTAGCCCGCCGCCTGGGCATACTCGTTGGTATTTTTCTATTCGGCTTCGGCCTGTTCGGCGTGTGGTCCTTCAAGACCACGCAGGAACTGGCGGTCAACGGCCCGCTGTACGGCCGCATCGTTCTCGGCAAGGACGTCATCGCGGACATCCTGCCCCCGCCTGAATTCGTGATCGAGTCCTATCTCGCCGGATACCAGCTGCTCGAAGCGCAGGACCAGGCGCGCAAGGATGCACTGGTGGCGCGCATGCAGAAACTCAAGGCGGAATACGACGAGCGGCACAAGTACTGGGAACAGCAGGTGCTGGACAAGGACATCGCCGAAGGCATCCTGCAAAAGACCCATGCCCCCGCGCTCGATTTCTACAAGGCTGTCTTCAACGAGCTGATTCCGGCCGTGCAGAAGAGCGACCAGGAAGCGGCCCATGCGGCCATGGCCCGCGTTTCGAAGCACTATGCCGCCCATCTGTCCCAGGTGAACCAGCTGGTGGATATCACTGCCAAGCGCCTGGCGGAGGACGAAGCGCTTGCGCGCGAACGCATCAGCACCGCCAACACGCTCATGATCGCGATGTTCGTGCTGTCGGTAACTGGCGGCGTGGTGGTCTCCATCCTGATCGCGCGCAGCATCGTCACCCCGCTGCACAAGGCGGTGGAGGCGGCGCAGGCCGTGGCCAACGGCGATCTCGCACAGCAGCACGACGATCACGCCGACGACGAGGCGGGCCAGCTGATGCAGGCGCTGGGCGAAATGAACCGAAGCCTGAACCAGAGCATGGCGCGCGTCAGCGAAGCCTCGCACACCATCGCTTCCGCCTCGACGCAACTGGCGCAGGGGAATATGGACCTGTCGTCGCGCACCGAATCCCAGGCCAGCTCGCTGGAGGAAACGGCGGCGGCGATGGACGAGCTGACCAACGCCGTCAAGAAGAATGCGGAGAACGCCTTCCAGGCCAGCACCCTGGTCGAGGGCACGGCGGACGTGGCGCGCCAGGGCGGCGAGGTGGTGGAAAAGGTGGTGCTCACGATGGAGCAGATCAAGCAGAGCTCCAGCAAGGTGGTGGACATCATCAGCGTGATCGACAGCATCGCCTTCCAGACCAATATCCTGGCCCTGAATGCGGCCGTGGAAGCGGCGCGCGCTGGCGAGCAGGGACGCGGCTTCGCGGTGGTGGCTTCGGAAGTGCGCAACCTCGCCCAGCGCTCGGCCTCCGCGGCCAAGGAAATCAAGGCCCTGATCGGCACCTCCGTCGAACATGTCAACGACGGCGCGAGCCAGGTGGCAAAGGCGGGCAGCACGATGGCGCAGATCGTGGACTCGGTGGAACGAGTGACGCAGATCATGAACGAAATCGCCAGCGCCAGCCAGGAGCAGAGCCACGGCATCGAAGAAGTGAACCGCGCCGTCTCGCTCATGGACCAGACCACGCAGGAAAACGCGGCCCTGGTGGAAGAAGCGGCGGCCACCGCCAGCAGCTTGAGCGAACAGGCCCGCATGCTGCAGGAAGCGGTGAGCATCTTCAAGCTGGCCGCCGCCGCGGCGCCCCAGCAGCTGGCGCCTGCGCGCCGCGCCGCTTCCCTTCCCCTGCGCGTCAGGTCAGCATCTTACTGA
- a CDS encoding LysR family transcriptional regulator codes for MDQLAALRALRRVVELGSFTAAADAMGISHTIVSRQVRQLESHLGAQLLNRTTRRFALTDAGRDYYEASRQILDALDEADRNVGRHQARPSGTLRINAPMAFGVLELSNWLPEFIAQYPELHVDLVCNDRIVDLIEEGFDVGLRLTRELPDSTLVARRLGSSRTMLVASPAYLKRHGHPATPDDLARHNCLTYTQVARPNDWNFAMPDGSRKTVTVKGSFQANTGIALRGAAVAGIGIATTASFIVQPELDRGELQEVLPAYPMKPRELYALYPQNRHLSPKVRAFVDFAVSIYNKP; via the coding sequence ATGGACCAACTGGCAGCGCTGCGCGCACTGCGCCGCGTCGTGGAGCTGGGCAGCTTTACCGCTGCGGCCGATGCCATGGGCATCTCGCACACCATCGTCTCGCGCCAGGTCCGCCAGCTGGAATCCCATCTCGGCGCCCAGCTCCTGAACCGGACCACACGCCGCTTCGCCCTGACCGATGCGGGCCGCGACTACTACGAGGCGAGCCGCCAGATCCTCGACGCGCTCGACGAGGCGGACCGCAACGTGGGCCGCCACCAGGCCCGCCCTTCCGGCACCTTGCGCATCAATGCTCCCATGGCCTTCGGCGTGCTGGAGCTCTCGAACTGGCTGCCTGAATTCATCGCCCAGTATCCCGAACTGCATGTGGACCTTGTGTGCAACGACCGCATCGTGGACCTGATCGAGGAAGGCTTCGACGTCGGCCTGCGCCTCACGCGCGAGCTGCCCGACTCCACCCTCGTGGCGCGCCGCCTGGGCAGCAGCCGCACCATGCTGGTGGCCAGCCCGGCCTACCTGAAACGCCACGGCCATCCCGCCACGCCGGACGACCTGGCCCGGCACAACTGCCTCACCTACACCCAGGTCGCTCGCCCCAACGACTGGAATTTCGCCATGCCGGACGGCAGCCGCAAGACGGTGACCGTCAAGGGCAGCTTCCAGGCCAATACCGGCATCGCCCTGCGCGGCGCGGCCGTGGCGGGCATCGGCATCGCCACCACGGCCTCGTTCATCGTCCAGCCGGAACTGGACCGGGGCGAGCTCCAGGAAGTGCTGCCCGCCTACCCCATGAAACCGCGCGAACTCTACGCGCTCTACCCCCAGAACCGCCACCTCTCGCCGAAGGTCAGGGCCTTCGTGGACTTCGCTGTGTCCATTTACAACAAACCCTGA
- the fmt gene encoding methionyl-tRNA formyltransferase, with amino-acid sequence MKVIFAGTPEFAAVALQALHEAGFEIPLVLTQPDRPAGRGMQLQPSAVKQYAVAHGIPVAQPLSLRMDSKDPQRAQEAKEAHELLRNTGYDAMVVAAYGLILPRSTLDIKPCINIHGSLLPRWRGAAPIHRAIEAGDAETGVTIMQMEEGLDTGPMLLIERTPIGPQDTTATLHDRLAAMGAQMVVKVLHKLEQGIVEAVPQPEAGVTYATKIAKEEAKLDFSQSAREIGRKIRAFNPFPGAHGTVDGVAVKLWGAEVLDAGSDAPAGKVLAADAQHGIVVACGSGALRLTELQKPGGKRLPAAEFIKGFGLEGKRFE; translated from the coding sequence ATGAAAGTGATCTTTGCCGGCACGCCGGAATTTGCCGCCGTTGCCTTGCAGGCCCTGCATGAAGCAGGTTTCGAGATTCCCCTGGTGCTGACCCAGCCCGACCGCCCGGCCGGGCGCGGCATGCAGCTCCAGCCCTCCGCGGTCAAGCAGTACGCCGTGGCGCACGGCATTCCCGTTGCGCAGCCGCTTTCGCTGCGCATGGACAGCAAGGATCCCCAGCGCGCCCAGGAGGCGAAGGAAGCGCACGAACTGCTGCGCAATACCGGTTATGACGCGATGGTGGTGGCGGCCTATGGCCTCATCCTCCCGCGCAGCACCCTCGACATCAAACCCTGCATCAATATCCACGGCTCGCTGCTGCCGCGCTGGCGCGGCGCGGCGCCCATCCACCGCGCCATCGAGGCGGGCGATGCGGAAACCGGCGTCACCATCATGCAGATGGAAGAAGGCCTCGACACGGGCCCGATGCTGCTGATCGAGCGCACGCCCATCGGCCCGCAGGACACCACCGCCACCCTGCACGACCGCCTGGCCGCCATGGGCGCGCAGATGGTGGTGAAGGTCCTGCACAAGCTGGAACAGGGCATCGTGGAAGCCGTGCCGCAGCCCGAGGCAGGCGTGACCTATGCGACCAAGATCGCGAAGGAAGAGGCGAAGCTGGACTTCAGCCAGTCCGCCCGCGAGATCGGGCGCAAGATCCGCGCCTTCAACCCCTTCCCCGGCGCGCATGGCACGGTGGACGGTGTGGCCGTGAAGCTGTGGGGCGCCGAGGTGCTGGACGCGGGCAGCGATGCGCCTGCGGGCAAGGTGCTGGCGGCCGATGCGCAGCACGGCATCGTGGTCGCCTGCGGCAGCGGCGCCCTGCGCCTGACGGAGCTGCAGAAGCCGGGCGGCAAGCGCCTGCCTGCGGCGGAGTTCATCAAGGGCTTCGGGCTCGAGGGCAAGCGATTCGAGTAA
- the def gene encoding peptide deformylase: MAKLNILRYPDPRLHKVAQPVTVFDERLATLVADMAETMYDAPGIGLAATQVDVHERVLVIDLSETKDALQVFINPEILWASEERKVYDEGCLSVPGIYDDVERPSKVKVRAQNVKGEFFELDCDELMAVCIQHEMDHLMGKVFVEYLSPLKRNRIKTKLLKEERGMEREKSLRAAGRR; encoded by the coding sequence ATGGCTAAACTGAATATTCTCCGCTACCCCGATCCGCGCCTGCACAAGGTCGCCCAGCCCGTCACCGTGTTCGACGAGCGCCTTGCCACGCTGGTGGCCGACATGGCTGAGACCATGTACGACGCGCCGGGCATCGGCCTGGCCGCCACCCAGGTGGACGTGCACGAGCGCGTGCTCGTGATCGACCTGAGCGAAACCAAGGACGCGCTCCAGGTCTTCATCAATCCCGAGATCCTGTGGGCCAGCGAAGAGCGCAAGGTGTACGACGAGGGCTGCCTCTCCGTGCCCGGCATCTACGACGACGTGGAGCGTCCTTCGAAAGTGAAGGTGCGCGCGCAGAACGTGAAGGGCGAGTTCTTCGAACTGGATTGCGACGAGCTCATGGCGGTGTGCATCCAGCACGAGATGGACCACCTGATGGGCAAGGTCTTCGTCGAGTACCTGTCGCCACTGAAACGCAACCGCATCAAGACCAAGCTGCTGAAGGAAGAACGCGGCATGGAGCGCGAGAAGTCGCTGCGCGCCGCCGGCCGCCGCTGA